One genomic segment of Aliarcobacter cibarius includes these proteins:
- a CDS encoding TatD family hydrolase: MIIDTHCHLDNEAYFSDIEGVIINAKEAGVNGFLIPGADFDTLDRAIKLSEKYEEVFFAVGAHPYDIEKYDEAIIEKYVNHPKCVAIGECGLDYYRLPEDEEEKKENIKRQKEVFISQITLAKKYKKPLIIHIREASDDSRQILINENAKEVGGVLHCFNASEHLLPLADHNFYFGIGGVLTFKNAKKLVEILPKIPKSKLLIETDAPYLTPHPYRGIRNEPYYTVYVAQKMAELLNLSEDEIINLTTNNAKKLFKEFKNIS, from the coding sequence ATAATTATCGATACACATTGTCATTTAGACAACGAAGCATATTTTAGTGATATAGAAGGTGTTATAATAAATGCTAAAGAAGCAGGTGTTAATGGATTTTTAATTCCTGGTGCAGATTTTGATACACTAGATAGAGCAATTAAACTTAGTGAAAAATATGAAGAAGTATTTTTTGCTGTTGGTGCGCATCCTTATGATATTGAAAAATATGATGAAGCAATCATTGAAAAATATGTAAATCATCCAAAATGTGTTGCTATTGGCGAATGTGGATTAGATTATTATAGGCTTCCAGAAGATGAAGAAGAAAAAAAAGAGAATATAAAAAGACAAAAAGAGGTATTTATATCTCAAATAACTTTGGCAAAAAAGTATAAAAAACCTCTTATTATTCATATAAGAGAAGCTTCTGATGATTCAAGACAAATTTTGATAAATGAAAATGCTAAAGAAGTTGGTGGTGTTTTACACTGTTTCAATGCAAGTGAACATTTACTTCCTTTGGCTGATCATAATTTTTATTTTGGGATAGGTGGAGTTCTTACTTTTAAAAATGCAAAAAAATTAGTAGAAATTTTACCTAAAATCCCCAAAAGTAAACTTCTTATAGAAACAGATGCTCCTTATTTAACTCCTCATCCTTATAGAGGTATTAGAAATGAGCCATATTATACTGTATATGTTGCACAAAAAATGGCAGAACTATTAAATCTTTCAGAAGATGAAATAATAAATTTAACAACAAATAATGCAAAAAAATTATTTAAAGAGTTTAAAAATATTTCTTAG
- the hslU gene encoding HslU--HslV peptidase ATPase subunit produces MDMTPRQIVEYLDDYIIGQNDAKKTIALALRNRYRRMRVEPKLQEEIMPKNILMIGSTGVGKTEIARRMAKMMGLPFVKVEASKYTEVGFVGRDVESMVRDLVYEGINLVTKEYEDKIKDKIDEEVTKKIVEKLVPPLPESASDSAKESFIKAYNLMEKKLLDGELDDKKIEIEVPKKAHVEIIDSSLPFDMSSMQESLNKMLGNLNKDKIKKEVSIKDAKVLLRGIASEGLLDTEAIKVEAIKRCENGGIIFIDEIDKIATSKKNNGQDPSKEGVQRDLLPIVEGSSVQTKFGQIKTDHILFIAAGAFHVSKPSDLIPELQGRFPLRVELESLDEEALYKILTNTKNSLLRQYKALLQVEDVELEFDDSAVRAFAKYSVLANEKTEDIGARRLHTVIEKVIEDISFDADMSKGSKVVVTEELVSSKLEKIVDNVDTTRYIL; encoded by the coding sequence ATGGATATGACACCAAGACAGATTGTTGAATATTTAGATGATTATATTATAGGTCAAAATGATGCAAAAAAAACTATTGCATTAGCTCTTAGAAATAGATATAGAAGAATGAGAGTTGAACCAAAACTTCAAGAAGAGATTATGCCAAAAAATATTCTAATGATTGGAAGTACTGGAGTTGGAAAAACTGAAATAGCAAGAAGAATGGCAAAAATGATGGGTCTTCCTTTTGTAAAAGTAGAAGCTAGTAAATATACAGAAGTTGGATTTGTAGGACGTGATGTTGAATCTATGGTTAGAGATTTGGTGTATGAAGGAATAAATCTTGTTACAAAAGAGTATGAAGATAAAATAAAAGATAAGATTGATGAAGAAGTTACTAAAAAAATAGTTGAAAAATTAGTTCCTCCTCTTCCTGAAAGTGCAAGTGATAGTGCAAAAGAATCTTTTATAAAAGCATATAATCTTATGGAAAAGAAGCTTCTTGATGGGGAATTAGATGATAAAAAAATAGAGATCGAAGTTCCAAAAAAAGCTCATGTTGAAATAATTGATTCCAGTTTACCTTTTGATATGAGTTCAATGCAAGAAAGTCTTAACAAGATGTTAGGGAATTTAAACAAAGATAAAATAAAAAAAGAAGTTAGTATAAAAGATGCAAAAGTTCTTTTAAGAGGAATTGCAAGTGAAGGATTATTAGATACAGAGGCTATTAAAGTTGAAGCAATAAAGAGATGTGAGAATGGTGGAATAATTTTCATTGATGAGATAGATAAAATTGCAACTAGCAAAAAGAATAATGGACAAGATCCTTCAAAAGAGGGAGTACAAAGAGATTTACTTCCAATAGTTGAAGGTAGTTCTGTTCAAACAAAATTTGGGCAAATAAAAACTGATCATATTTTGTTTATTGCTGCTGGAGCATTTCATGTATCAAAACCTAGTGATTTAATACCTGAACTTCAAGGAAGATTTCCTCTAAGAGTTGAACTAGAATCTTTAGATGAAGAAGCATTATATAAGATTTTAACAAATACAAAAAATTCATTGTTAAGACAGTATAAAGCTCTTTTACAAGTTGAAGATGTAGAGTTAGAGTTTGATGATAGCGCAGTTAGAGCTTTTGCAAAATATAGTGTATTAGCTAATGAAAAAACTGAAGATATTGGGGCAAGAAGACTTCATACTGTTATAGAGAAAGTTATTGAAGATATATCTTTTGATGCAGATATGAGTAAAGGTTCAAAAGTTGTTGTTACAGAAGAATTAGTATCTTCAAAATTAGAGAAGATTGTTGATAACGTTGATACAACTAGATATATTTTGTAA